A section of the Mesobacillus jeotgali genome encodes:
- a CDS encoding RecQ family ATP-dependent DNA helicase, translated as MELKSYLATYFNFTDFRPGQRETIESVLGKKHTISMLPTGTGKSLCYQLPGYLMEGPILVVSPLLSLMQDQVDQMMAMGEKRVIALNSFLSPQQKAQALDNLEKYKYIFISPEMLGIDSVLGRLQKLSVSLYVVDEAHCISQWGYDFRPDYLKLGEYREKLGHPVTLALTATASKEVRRDIAEKLCLEEWNEVVYSVDRPAISLAVEHVSTFQEKVDRTFELVKILKGPGIIYFSSKKVAEQTAGHLREKGIKNVMAYHGGLDSESRILIQQQFINGQLDVVCATSAFGMGINKDNVRYVIHFHMPMQIESYLQEIGRAARDGLDSIAILLYTPGDEQLAHQLAEGEMPDQYQIERLFGILNDNQVSYHDLGKRAEEFSMLCGFTDIQWRIVEEYLSNQTEIDYKADKQSLIQLVENRLLVKKKKIRSMLEWIHTRECKRAVILKQFNEELAQRPENCCSICGINMEQYKETKPFPQHEKNIMDWKRDLASILLIGERIK; from the coding sequence ATGGAACTGAAAAGTTATCTTGCCACATATTTTAATTTTACTGATTTTCGTCCCGGACAGCGAGAAACAATCGAATCGGTTTTAGGGAAAAAACATACCATTTCCATGCTGCCAACTGGTACTGGAAAATCATTATGCTACCAGTTGCCAGGTTATCTGATGGAAGGACCGATTTTGGTTGTTTCGCCACTACTGTCGCTGATGCAGGATCAGGTTGATCAAATGATGGCAATGGGTGAAAAAAGAGTGATTGCATTGAATTCCTTCTTGTCTCCCCAGCAAAAGGCCCAGGCACTTGACAATCTGGAAAAATATAAATACATTTTCATTTCTCCTGAAATGCTGGGGATAGACTCTGTATTAGGCCGTCTGCAAAAATTGTCTGTATCCCTTTACGTTGTGGATGAGGCCCACTGCATCTCACAATGGGGCTATGATTTCAGGCCTGACTATCTAAAGCTAGGGGAATATCGGGAGAAGTTGGGCCATCCAGTAACCCTTGCGCTTACAGCCACTGCTTCAAAAGAAGTTAGAAGGGATATAGCTGAAAAACTTTGTCTAGAAGAATGGAATGAGGTTGTATACTCAGTAGACCGGCCTGCCATTTCCCTTGCGGTGGAGCACGTTTCCACATTCCAGGAAAAGGTTGATAGGACATTTGAACTGGTCAAAATTCTAAAAGGGCCCGGGATCATCTATTTTTCAAGCAAAAAAGTCGCTGAACAAACTGCAGGGCATCTAAGAGAAAAAGGAATCAAGAACGTTATGGCCTATCACGGCGGCCTCGATTCCGAAAGCCGGATCCTAATCCAGCAGCAATTCATCAATGGACAGCTTGATGTCGTCTGTGCCACCAGTGCCTTTGGTATGGGCATCAATAAGGATAATGTACGTTATGTTATTCATTTCCACATGCCCATGCAAATTGAATCGTATCTTCAGGAAATAGGAAGGGCAGCAAGAGACGGTTTGGATTCAATTGCCATTCTGCTCTATACTCCGGGGGACGAGCAGTTGGCGCACCAGCTGGCTGAAGGTGAGATGCCAGACCAATATCAGATTGAGCGTTTATTTGGAATTCTAAATGACAATCAAGTTTCTTATCATGATTTAGGCAAGCGGGCAGAAGAGTTTTCAATGTTGTGCGGATTCACTGATATACAATGGAGGATTGTCGAAGAGTATCTATCCAATCAGACGGAAATTGATTATAAAGCTGATAAACAAAGTTTAATCCAATTGGTGGAAAACCGCTTGTTAGTGAAGAAGAAAAAGATCAGGAGCATGCTTGAGTGGATTCATACCAGGGAATGCAAAAGGGCTGTTATTCTGAAGCAGTTCAACGAAGAACTCGCACAACGGCCTGAAAACTGCTGCAGCATCTGCGGCATTAATATGGAGCAGTATAAAGAAACCAAACCATTTCCTCAACACGAGAAAAACATAATGGACTGGAAGCGTGATTTGGCTTCAATTTTATTGATAGGTGAGCGGATAAAATGA
- a CDS encoding helix-turn-helix domain-containing protein, with product MGITYLESVVLSILKRINGERTIFSVFHLLQGKRSSQTIQDAHLYKITAYFSTYPSVTRDGLERMVSRLQHKGLVEELAETKVTLTSKGTEELKFHLSKCPPPEFLNGWKYHQVTESFWERLTLLIQVSSNLINQERAYIPVRNKAETLSWVRQYLKQQNEDRYVLAEKLYKELIKALDNYGTRPESVVLRLTGYRKIGLTIMQASELTGLEPAHYHYEFLNCLHAMFDKIHNTPSEYPLLSGMLNKAERDVPLTLSTDKTYNLLQRNYTLEEIAAVRNLKQSTIEDHIVEIALTIMDFDIDHYVSSSKQEKILQASQENSSKKLKQIKERVDDVSYFEIRLVLAKYGDMKWN from the coding sequence ATGGGAATAACGTATCTGGAATCTGTAGTATTGTCTATTTTGAAAAGAATAAACGGTGAACGGACCATTTTTTCTGTATTTCATCTTTTGCAAGGCAAGCGTTCATCTCAGACAATCCAGGATGCTCATTTATATAAAATCACCGCGTATTTCTCTACATATCCTTCAGTAACGAGGGATGGGCTGGAAAGAATGGTAAGCAGACTTCAGCATAAGGGCTTGGTAGAGGAATTAGCAGAAACAAAGGTTACGCTAACATCGAAGGGAACTGAAGAACTGAAGTTTCACTTATCCAAATGTCCTCCTCCAGAATTTTTAAATGGCTGGAAGTACCATCAGGTCACCGAGTCCTTCTGGGAAAGGTTGACTCTTCTTATACAGGTGAGTTCAAATTTGATCAATCAGGAGCGGGCCTACATACCTGTCAGAAATAAGGCAGAAACATTAAGCTGGGTGAGACAGTACTTAAAACAGCAAAATGAAGATCGCTATGTGCTGGCGGAAAAGCTTTATAAAGAGCTGATTAAAGCGCTAGACAATTACGGGACTAGACCGGAATCAGTCGTGTTAAGGTTGACAGGATACAGGAAAATTGGCTTGACGATTATGCAGGCTTCGGAATTGACAGGGCTGGAACCCGCTCATTATCACTATGAGTTTTTGAATTGCCTGCATGCCATGTTCGATAAAATCCATAACACCCCATCTGAATATCCTTTACTGAGTGGGATGTTAAATAAGGCAGAGCGGGATGTGCCGTTGACCCTTTCTACAGATAAGACTTATAACTTATTGCAGCGGAACTATACCCTTGAGGAAATTGCTGCTGTCAGGAATCTAAAACAAAGCACGATAGAAGACCATATTGTGGAAATTGCCCTCACAATTATGGATTTTGACATAGACCATTATGTGTCATCGAGCAAACAGGAAAAAATACTGCAGGCCTCACAGGAGAATTCCTCTAAAAAGCTAAAGCAGATCAAAGAACGGGTTGATGATGTGTCCTATTTTGAAATCAGGCTTGTTCTGGCCAAGTATGGTGATATGAAATGGAACTGA
- a CDS encoding ferredoxin, translating into MAKYTIVDKETCIACGACGAAAPDIYDYDDEGIAFVTLDDNEGIVEIPDVLIDDMMDAFEGCPTDSIKVADEPFDGDATKFE; encoded by the coding sequence ATGGCTAAGTACACGATCGTTGACAAAGAAACTTGTATTGCATGCGGAGCTTGCGGTGCAGCTGCTCCAGATATTTACGATTACGATGATGAAGGCATTGCATTTGTAACACTTGATGACAACGAAGGTATCGTTGAAATCCCGGATGTATTGATTGATGACATGATGGATGCATTTGAAGGATGCCCAACTGACTCAATTAAAGTTGCAGACGAGCCATTCGATGGAGATGCAACTAAGTTCGAATAA
- a CDS encoding ECF transporter S component, which yields MKKFSVKAMVSIGMLSSISYVLMLLNFPMPPFPKFLMVDFSDIPALIAALIFGPAAGILVELLKNMLDYFMTGSETGVPVGHAANFAAGVLFILPTYYIYQRVKTKKGMTFALVAGTASMAILMSVLNYYVFLPAYTMFLNMPAMSGPETKQFIVAGVLPFNFVKGIMMSLVFMLIFTRMKTWIERQQTYKSA from the coding sequence ATGAAAAAGTTTAGTGTCAAAGCAATGGTTTCAATTGGTATGTTAAGCAGTATTTCCTATGTGTTAATGCTGCTGAATTTTCCCATGCCGCCGTTCCCAAAATTCTTGATGGTCGATTTCAGCGATATTCCTGCATTGATTGCTGCATTGATCTTTGGTCCGGCAGCTGGTATTTTGGTAGAATTATTGAAAAACATGCTTGATTATTTCATGACTGGCAGTGAAACGGGAGTTCCAGTCGGCCATGCCGCCAACTTCGCCGCAGGAGTTCTTTTCATCTTGCCAACTTACTATATATATCAACGAGTAAAAACTAAAAAGGGAATGACATTTGCCCTTGTGGCAGGGACAGCCAGCATGGCAATCCTGATGAGTGTGCTTAACTACTATGTATTCCTGCCCGCGTACACAATGTTCCTCAATATGCCGGCAATGTCTGGACCGGAAACAAAACAGTTCATTGTAGCAGGTGTTCTTCCGTTCAACTTTGTTAAAGGTATAATGATGTCTTTAGTATTCATGCTGATATTCACGAGGATGAAAACATGGATTGAAAGGCAGCAGACATATAAGAGTGCCTAA
- the serA gene encoding phosphoglycerate dehydrogenase, giving the protein MFQVLAADSIKEEGLLPLLEWKDAQVHIGGVDSDGINLEKIEALLVRSATKVTAELLDRMPSLKIVGRAGVGVDNIDIAEATKRGVVVVNAPDGNTISTAEHTFAMMAALMRNIPQAHSTVKQGQWKRNLFIGNELHSKTLGIIGLGRIGSELAKRARAFGMNVKVHDPFLTKERAEVLGVQLSTFENVLQEADIISVHTPLTKETKGLLNEKTLSQTKKGVYLLNCARGGIIDEMDLVHFIENGHVAGAALDVFEAEPPGEHPLLKFDSVIVTPHLGASTKEAQLNVATQVAREIRTFFENKPVANSINLPAMSKEIYEKIQPFHQLAKEMGKIVSECHNKGISELTATYSGSAADLETSFLTKSLLAGFFENRIDVKVNEVNAIHIAKERGIMVGEKVTGNSFGYANTMTVTARGDGEAFTVRGTYIDNYGARIVNLDGFNIDFHPSGNLLYIQHMDRPGVIGHVGKILGDHNVNIATMQVGRKEAGGEAIMVLSFDKPLSSDMIEKLGTLQDIVTLNSIIL; this is encoded by the coding sequence ATGTTTCAAGTGTTAGCTGCCGATTCAATTAAAGAGGAAGGCCTGCTGCCTTTACTGGAGTGGAAGGATGCTCAAGTTCATATTGGTGGAGTTGATTCAGACGGTATCAATTTAGAGAAAATCGAAGCACTGTTAGTAAGGAGTGCCACAAAGGTGACGGCTGAACTCCTCGACCGAATGCCATCTCTTAAAATCGTTGGACGGGCGGGTGTCGGAGTCGATAATATCGACATTGCTGAGGCTACCAAAAGAGGCGTTGTGGTCGTAAATGCACCGGATGGCAATACAATTTCCACTGCTGAACATACCTTTGCGATGATGGCTGCGTTAATGCGGAATATTCCTCAGGCCCATTCAACAGTAAAACAGGGGCAATGGAAAAGGAACCTGTTCATCGGAAATGAACTCCACAGTAAAACATTGGGAATAATCGGATTAGGAAGGATAGGTTCAGAGCTGGCCAAAAGAGCGCGGGCTTTTGGTATGAACGTGAAGGTGCACGATCCCTTTTTAACGAAGGAACGAGCAGAGGTTTTAGGTGTACAATTATCCACTTTTGAAAATGTGCTTCAGGAAGCGGATATCATTTCAGTTCACACTCCTTTAACGAAGGAAACGAAAGGACTCTTGAATGAAAAAACCTTGAGTCAGACAAAAAAAGGCGTCTATCTCCTAAATTGCGCCAGAGGCGGAATCATCGACGAAATGGATTTAGTCCACTTTATCGAAAACGGCCATGTAGCCGGTGCCGCCCTAGACGTATTCGAAGCAGAACCTCCGGGGGAGCACCCTTTACTTAAATTCGATTCCGTCATTGTCACACCACATCTTGGTGCATCTACAAAAGAAGCACAATTGAATGTTGCCACACAAGTCGCAAGGGAAATCCGGACATTTTTTGAAAATAAACCGGTTGCCAACTCTATTAATCTTCCAGCCATGTCTAAAGAGATCTATGAAAAAATACAGCCGTTCCACCAGCTGGCAAAGGAAATGGGAAAGATTGTTTCCGAATGCCATAACAAAGGTATCAGTGAACTTACAGCGACTTATTCAGGCTCTGCTGCAGATCTGGAAACTTCCTTTCTGACAAAATCCTTGCTGGCAGGATTTTTCGAAAATCGAATCGATGTGAAAGTGAATGAAGTAAATGCGATCCATATCGCGAAAGAGCGTGGAATCATGGTCGGAGAAAAGGTTACCGGTAACTCGTTTGGATATGCAAACACTATGACCGTCACAGCCCGCGGAGATGGAGAAGCTTTTACTGTGAGGGGAACATATATTGATAACTATGGAGCCCGTATTGTCAATCTCGATGGATTTAATATTGATTTCCATCCATCAGGTAACCTGCTGTATATCCAGCATATGGACCGCCCTGGCGTTATCGGTCATGTAGGGAAAATCCTTGGAGACCACAATGTCAACATTGCCACCATGCAGGTTGGCAGAAAAGAAGCTGGGGGCGAAGCCATAATGGTCCTTTCATTTGACAAGCCACTTTCATCCGATATGATAGAAAAACTAGGTACCCTGCAGGATATAGTAACACTCAACAGCATCATTCTTTAA
- a CDS encoding histidinol-phosphatase, translating to MLTDYHNHLERGTLTLDYLKQFTDTARSKGIQQFGISEHAYHFYQTADILRNSWVDERRFYDMADYVHLFEDAWRNGIDVKMSIEMDYTPGKHKEMEQFIKSYDFDYLIGSIHWIGDFGIDLAEYRKEWDKRDVYEVYTKYFDQVVTLAQSDLFDIIGHIDLVKIFNYVPEEESFLLEQYDRATTALAQSRTCVEISTAGLRKPTQTLYPDKRLLQMCFDKKVPIVLSSDAHVPEHVGADFDQALKLAKEVGYKEIMTFSKGERRAFPLG from the coding sequence ATGCTGACGGATTATCATAATCACCTGGAAAGAGGCACTTTGACACTCGATTATTTGAAGCAATTTACTGATACAGCGAGGTCCAAGGGAATTCAGCAATTTGGGATATCGGAACATGCGTATCACTTTTATCAGACTGCAGATATTTTAAGGAATAGCTGGGTAGATGAACGCAGATTTTATGATATGGCCGACTATGTCCATCTTTTTGAAGATGCCTGGAGAAATGGGATCGATGTGAAGATGTCTATTGAGATGGATTATACTCCTGGAAAACATAAAGAAATGGAACAGTTTATCAAAAGCTACGATTTTGATTATTTGATAGGATCGATTCATTGGATCGGTGATTTTGGTATAGACCTTGCGGAATATCGCAAAGAATGGGATAAAAGAGATGTATACGAGGTATATACAAAATATTTTGACCAGGTAGTGACCCTCGCGCAATCAGATTTGTTTGATATTATTGGGCATATAGATCTTGTGAAAATATTTAATTATGTTCCTGAAGAGGAAAGTTTTCTTTTGGAACAGTATGATAGGGCAACGACAGCGCTTGCTCAATCAAGGACATGCGTGGAAATTAGTACAGCTGGCTTGCGGAAACCTACTCAGACTTTGTATCCGGATAAAAGGCTTTTACAAATGTGCTTTGATAAAAAAGTCCCGATCGTTTTATCATCCGATGCTCATGTTCCTGAACATGTAGGCGCTGATTTTGATCAGGCTCTTAAGCTTGCTAAAGAGGTTGGCTATAAGGAGATCATGACATTTTCAAAAGGGGAACGCAGAGCTTTTCCGTTGGGATAA
- a CDS encoding peptidoglycan DD-metalloendopeptidase family protein → MQDYIKRLLIAGLMALCISLLFLGGKHSQAEMLDIPELTSDWVWPAEGIITDLYGTRHGHHKGIDIAGEYKTPIHSVDNGIVTKSYYSGSYGHVVFIKHENNLETVYAHLNKRNVEEGHAVKQGDIIGFMGNTGDSSGVHLHFEIHKEKWTYEKENAIDPVLALGEASVGQPVVAMAKVDEVTMETIAKLRLSDDIAIEDRHGNAKSAVKAAENSGHNSELKHTVKSGETLWSIAKRYNTSVDVIKQKNKMTNNQISSGSVLIIENSDENKYVVVSGDTLNSIAKKTQTTVGQLKALNNLSSDTIQPQQILVTR, encoded by the coding sequence ATGCAGGATTATATAAAGCGATTGCTCATTGCTGGGTTAATGGCACTCTGTATCAGCTTGCTATTTCTTGGTGGAAAGCACTCTCAGGCAGAAATGCTCGATATACCAGAATTGACTTCAGACTGGGTTTGGCCAGCGGAAGGGATCATTACGGATCTTTACGGAACACGGCATGGTCACCATAAAGGTATTGACATTGCAGGTGAATACAAAACACCTATACATAGTGTGGATAATGGTATCGTAACAAAATCATATTACTCGGGGTCATACGGACATGTGGTATTCATTAAGCATGAAAATAATCTGGAAACGGTATATGCGCATTTGAATAAAAGGAATGTTGAAGAAGGACATGCCGTCAAGCAGGGAGATATCATCGGTTTTATGGGCAATACAGGGGATTCTTCAGGCGTCCATCTCCATTTTGAAATCCATAAGGAGAAATGGACATATGAGAAGGAGAATGCTATCGATCCTGTTTTGGCACTAGGGGAAGCTTCTGTGGGACAGCCAGTCGTGGCTATGGCGAAAGTTGATGAAGTAACAATGGAAACAATTGCGAAGCTTCGATTGTCGGATGATATTGCGATTGAAGATCGACATGGAAATGCTAAATCTGCTGTAAAAGCAGCGGAGAATAGTGGTCATAATTCTGAATTGAAACATACTGTCAAATCAGGAGAGACGCTTTGGTCCATAGCGAAGAGATATAATACCTCTGTTGATGTAATCAAGCAAAAGAATAAGATGACAAATAACCAAATATCAAGCGGCTCTGTTTTAATCATTGAAAATTCTGATGAAAATAAATATGTAGTTGTATCAGGAGACACCTTGAATTCGATTGCAAAGAAGACACAGACAACTGTCGGCCAGTTGAAAGCTTTGAACAATTTGTCATCGGATACAATCCAGCCTCAGCAAATATTGGTCACTCGATAA
- the sigX gene encoding RNA polymerase sigma factor SigX yields the protein MNSVFDELYQKYHHDVFQFLFYMVKSRELAEDLVQEVYIRVLKAYDRFEGKSSEKTWLFSIAKNVAIDHFRKQKGWKQRLLETFDMSVRQVRDDQPLPEEMALQSEEIQMMYKCLDQCTVDQRMVIIMRYIHELTISETAEALSWTDSKVKTTQHRALKTLKKLMEEMIEKEGMTSEKVTAKR from the coding sequence ATGAACTCCGTTTTTGATGAATTGTATCAAAAATATCATCATGACGTTTTTCAATTTTTATTCTATATGGTAAAAAGCAGGGAACTGGCAGAGGATCTTGTTCAGGAAGTATATATTCGTGTTCTCAAGGCTTACGATAGGTTCGAGGGAAAAAGCAGTGAAAAAACATGGCTTTTTTCGATTGCAAAGAATGTCGCGATTGACCATTTTCGCAAACAGAAGGGCTGGAAGCAGCGCCTACTTGAAACCTTTGATATGTCAGTTCGACAGGTAAGGGATGACCAGCCTCTGCCGGAGGAGATGGCTCTTCAGAGTGAAGAGATTCAAATGATGTACAAGTGCCTGGATCAATGCACTGTCGACCAGCGAATGGTAATCATTATGCGCTATATTCATGAATTGACGATTTCCGAGACTGCTGAGGCTTTATCGTGGACGGACAGCAAGGTAAAAACAACTCAGCACCGTGCTTTAAAGACACTAAAAAAGCTTATGGAAGAAATGATTGAAAAGGAAGGGATGACTAGTGAAAAAGTCACAGCTAAGCGATAA
- a CDS encoding ATP-binding protein has translation MMFWRSVVGKLWITILLLVSFVLFILTVMLMEFFENYHINETRKEMTNTAEKIAGVLEDHPGNEEELGLEIAWEMVDDNSRVTVIRDENTYFYSPDSEKATHVPVSFFTKDDDLSEVFEKDKKVDIITELPGVSSKVDDTRYLMIGVPLHQYDKGNGAVFIYQSLAVMEETTRLTTKFILLAAGVAIVLTTIFAFFLSTRITSPLRKMREAAFEVARGKFDTKVPILTHDEIGELATAFNQMGRQLKFNMNALSQEKEQLTSILSSMADGVITFNRDGTILITNPPAEVFLRYWYYEQGLVSENTDAVPSEVMELFQLAVNTEKEQVGEITAQGRTWVIIVSPLYNKRFIRGAVAVVRDMTEERKLDKMREDFIANVSHELRTPISMMQGYSEAIVDDIAQTDEEKKEMARVIYDESLRMGRLVNELLDLARMEAGHILLNVESVELEQYVNRVIRKFHGLAKEKGIDLSMQLDTEERDFRFDPDRIEQVLTNLIDNAIRHVPDSAQVEIKVRTDERGLYIEVSDQGPGIPEEDLPFLFERFYKGDKSRTRGVSGTGLGLAIAKNIIDAHRGIISVKSKLGQGTTFSFFIPRNNE, from the coding sequence ATGATGTTTTGGCGAAGCGTAGTAGGTAAGCTGTGGATTACCATCCTTCTGCTCGTTTCTTTTGTCTTGTTCATCCTGACAGTCATGCTGATGGAGTTCTTTGAAAACTATCATATTAATGAAACAAGAAAAGAAATGACCAATACGGCTGAAAAGATTGCCGGGGTACTGGAAGATCACCCTGGCAATGAAGAAGAGCTGGGCCTTGAGATTGCTTGGGAAATGGTCGATGACAATTCAAGAGTAACGGTGATCAGGGATGAAAATACATATTTTTATTCCCCAGACAGCGAAAAAGCAACTCATGTACCAGTTTCTTTTTTTACCAAAGATGATGATCTATCGGAAGTCTTTGAAAAGGACAAGAAGGTAGACATTATTACAGAATTGCCTGGTGTATCTAGCAAGGTGGATGATACCCGGTACTTGATGATTGGGGTTCCCCTGCACCAATATGATAAGGGAAATGGCGCTGTCTTTATTTATCAGTCCTTAGCGGTCATGGAAGAAACAACGCGGCTGACAACGAAGTTCATCCTGCTGGCTGCAGGTGTAGCGATTGTCCTGACAACGATCTTTGCTTTCTTCCTGTCAACAAGGATTACGTCCCCGTTAAGAAAAATGAGGGAAGCCGCCTTTGAAGTTGCCAGAGGGAAGTTTGATACGAAGGTGCCAATCCTGACGCATGATGAAATTGGTGAATTGGCAACCGCCTTCAATCAAATGGGCCGGCAGCTGAAATTCAATATGAACGCCTTAAGCCAGGAAAAAGAACAACTGACAAGCATCCTTAGCAGTATGGCAGACGGAGTTATCACGTTTAATCGTGATGGAACGATCCTGATTACAAATCCTCCTGCTGAAGTATTCCTGAGGTATTGGTATTACGAGCAGGGACTTGTCTCAGAAAATACAGATGCTGTACCCTCTGAAGTCATGGAATTGTTCCAGCTGGCGGTCAATACGGAGAAAGAACAGGTTGGCGAAATCACCGCCCAGGGAAGGACATGGGTGATTATTGTCAGCCCGCTTTATAATAAAAGATTTATCCGTGGAGCTGTAGCTGTAGTAAGGGACATGACCGAAGAGAGAAAGCTTGATAAAATGAGGGAAGATTTTATCGCGAATGTTTCACATGAACTGCGGACACCTATTTCAATGATGCAGGGTTACAGTGAGGCCATCGTCGATGATATCGCCCAGACAGATGAAGAGAAGAAGGAAATGGCAAGGGTCATTTATGATGAATCGTTAAGAATGGGCCGTCTTGTCAATGAACTCCTAGATCTGGCTCGCATGGAAGCTGGCCATATTCTGCTTAATGTAGAATCGGTCGAATTGGAACAATACGTAAACAGGGTGATACGAAAGTTTCATGGTCTGGCAAAGGAAAAAGGAATTGATCTGTCAATGCAGCTGGATACAGAAGAACGGGATTTTCGCTTTGACCCCGACCGAATCGAGCAAGTATTGACCAATTTAATCGATAATGCGATCAGGCATGTACCAGATTCGGCTCAAGTGGAAATCAAAGTTAGAACCGACGAACGAGGATTGTATATTGAAGTCAGCGACCAGGGACCAGGAATTCCAGAAGAAGACTTGCCGTTCCTGTTTGAACGCTTTTACAAAGGAGATAAGTCGAGGACTCGCGGAGTTTCCGGCACAGGCCTTGGACTGGCTATCGCGAAGAACATCATCGACGCACATCGAGGAATTATCTCTGTAAAAAGCAAACTAGGACAGGGTACGACATTTTCCTTTTTTATCCCTCGAAATAATGAATAA
- a CDS encoding response regulator transcription factor yields MEKEVKILVVDDEERIRRLLKMYLERENYIIDEAEDGNEALAKSLANDYDVILLDLMMPGKDGIEVCRDLREKKSTPVIMLTAKGEEVNRVQGFEVGTDDYIVKPFSPREVVLRVKAMLRRSSSTSYLQTETTAKDVIVFPHLTIDNDAHRVLADGKEVSLTPKEYELLYFLAKAPDKVFDREQLLKEVWHYEFFGDLRTVDTHVKRLREKLNKVSEQAAKMIVTVWGVGYKFEVVNE; encoded by the coding sequence ATGGAAAAAGAAGTGAAGATTTTAGTAGTGGATGATGAAGAAAGAATCAGAAGATTATTGAAGATGTATCTTGAAAGAGAGAACTATATAATTGATGAAGCAGAAGACGGAAATGAAGCTCTGGCGAAGTCGCTTGCAAACGATTACGACGTCATCCTGCTTGATTTGATGATGCCGGGGAAAGACGGAATCGAGGTTTGCCGTGACCTTCGTGAAAAGAAGTCAACTCCTGTCATCATGCTTACAGCTAAAGGTGAGGAAGTGAACAGGGTACAGGGATTTGAGGTTGGAACAGATGATTACATCGTTAAACCTTTCAGCCCGCGTGAGGTTGTTTTGCGTGTCAAGGCGATGCTCCGACGTTCTTCGAGCACCAGCTACCTGCAGACTGAAACGACTGCAAAAGATGTGATTGTTTTCCCTCATTTAACCATTGATAATGATGCCCATAGGGTTTTAGCAGATGGCAAAGAGGTAAGCTTGACTCCTAAGGAATATGAATTGCTCTATTTCCTTGCAAAAGCTCCGGATAAAGTTTTTGACAGGGAGCAATTATTGAAGGAAGTATGGCATTATGAATTTTTTGGTGATTTGCGTACAGTAGATACTCATGTAAAAAGATTGCGCGAGAAACTGAATAAAGTTTCAGAACAGGCTGCTAAAATGATTGTTACAGTCTGGGGGGTTGGCTACAAGTTTGAGGTAGTCAATGAATGA